From the genome of Naumovozyma castellii chromosome 7, complete genome:
TTCGAGAATATTTATAGTCGAATTTGGGGATCCCACCGTTATGGATAAAgtcattgaaaaatataatgcGACTGAATTGAATGGTAGCACAATTACTGTGGAAATGTACGAGCAATTACCTTTAAAGGGAAGAAAACAACGTTCCAATAATCGTGAAAAGAACCCAAGAAGCAAACGAAATGGTGATAGATTTTCTGGAAACCGTGGGAGTCGTGGCAGCCATTATAAATCCCATTATAGTTCAAGTTCTCAAGATGATCAACGTTCCTTTACTGAAAAGAAGACAGTTGAAGATTTAGATGCTGAATTAGATGCATACATGAATAGCTGAATAGATGTTACTTTTATCCATTTGCCTCAGAAtgttttatcattttcattttattacagaataaatataataattgtATCATAGTTAATTTTTACTCGAAGTGACCCTATGTATTATAATACTGCTTTCTATGTCACCTTTAAATAAACGGCTAAACAACTTTTATCAGAGCCATTTAGTACACTAAGCTACTTATTTAATGGATTCCAAGAATTTGTAGTCCCGGAACAAAGAATCTCATTTCATTGTTActtaaaattattttatcaCATTTTCTATTAGTATGTTATTATAAATTTCCTatataaattaaatgaaatctTATGTTGTTAACCGTATTTGCATAGTTGattaatttttgtttttcatTCATATAGTAGAGTcattaaatcaattaagGCCGTATATTATAATCTATTTATTGTTTGGTAACAGTTGCTTCAACAGTTTTTG
Proteins encoded in this window:
- the YRA2 gene encoding Yra2p (ancestral locus Anc_1.535), whose translation is MENRVEQYYRESPSVQRIKKRVRFTNIPLDVSDFVIEDMIKEFPQPIYSKFYDTKDSRIFIVEFGDPTVMDKVIEKYNATELNGSTITVEMYEQLPLKGRKQRSNNREKNPRSKRNGDRFSGNRGSRGSHYKSHYSSSSQDDQRSFTEKKTVEDLDAELDAYMNS